TTATGAAAATCAATTGGTTTATAGTCGATGAATTTGAGTAAAGATTTTCCTGAATCACAATCAGAACTATGTTCCTGCTCTAATTGAAGAATAACACTTTTAATGGTATTCTTATCCATATGACCGACAAATACTGGCGCAGCAGAAATAACCATCTTCACGGTGAAGATGCTTATAAAGGCTATAACAATATGTAATCGATATTTATAAAAGGACATTCTGTGTGTATTCAGCTTTTTTTACTTTCCAAATGTAATACCCAGGAGCACTTTTTACAGAAAAAATATGTAAAAAAAATGTAATTAAGTTTTCAGGAGCCTGTTTCATTTTCAAAATTCCCAAGATTACCTGTGGATTAATTTAGCATTAAATGTACTTTCGCAGTTCCTAAACCTGATCACAATACCATACCTATGAAAAGATCCCTGCTAACCCTGGTTTTGTTTTATCCGCTGTTAGTCTTCAGTCAAAGTAATAATGCGCCTTCTTCTTATGATATCCATGATATTAAAATTACTGGTTATCTACAAACGCAGTTTCAAAAAGCACAATCCCCGGGGATTTCATCTTTTTCGGGCGGAGATTTTGCTGAAAACTCTGATAATCGTTTTATCATCCGCAGAGGCCGTCTTAAAATTGACCGGGTAGATAAATATTCCAGTATAGTCTTTCAGATTGATGCAACACAAAACGGCGTGCAATTAATGGATGCCTTTATTCAACTTCATCAACCTGACAATAAACGGTTTCAATTAACCGCAGGTCTTTTTAACAGACCTTTCGGTTATTCGATTGTTTACTCTTCCGGTTACCGGGATTTTCCTGAACGCGCCAGGGTTTTTCAGACTATTATGCCACGCGAACGTGATATTGGTGCGATGTTATCGTATCAACCCATTAAAGAGCTTCGTTTTCTGAACATAGACGTTGCTGTGGTTAATGGAAGCGGACTTTTTGCAAGGGATTATGATTCAAAAAAAGATGTGATCGGTAATCTTTCGTTTAAATTTGACAGTCTGGCCAATAAGAAACTCCACATCGGTTTTGGCGGATCAATTTATAAAGGCTCAGTACGCAATGGTACCGAGAGTTACTATACAAATAATGGAAATGGGTTTACTAAAAATACAGATCCATCTTACAAAGGTGCCAATTTGAAAAGGAATTATTATGGTGGAAATGTGCAGATCCAATATGATAACACCTTTGGAACAACCAGTTTAAAAGCTGAATATGTTGCTGGTGTACAACCAGGAGTAGCCGCTTCAAGTTCAGTTAGCGGTACACTGGCCAGTCAGAGCTTTTCTACTCAGCCAGCTACTGACCTATATCTGCGTAATTTTTCAGGTTATTACATCTGGTTTACCCAGCAGATTTTAAAAAGCAAGTTTAGTGCCTTGCTTGCCTACGACGTTTATGATCCGAACAGTAAGATCCATGAAGATCAAATTGGCCTGGATAACAATACAACTGCGGGTGATATTAAATTTAGTACCCTGGGTTATGGGATGACTTATTTATTCAGTTCACGTTTAAAACTGACAGTTTATAACGAACGGGTAATCAACTCTCCTACTCAATTGACAAATTATACTAAAGATGTCAGAGACGATGTCTTTACCACCCGTTTACAATACCGCTGGTAATCCGGCACCTTTTAAAATCCGTCTTGTTTGAACAGAAAATAAGTGATAAACAATTTTAATTTATAAATTTAAAAACGTTCCTATACATTTATAAAAACTGAGTTTAATTCCATGGATAATAAGATAAAGTTACTACAGGATAAAATAGAACAGGCACATGCAGGCGGAGGCCTTCAAAGAATAGATAGTCAACATAAAAAAGGTAAACTGACAGCCAGAGAACGCATCCATTTTCTAATGGACGAAGGTTCTTTTGAAGAGATCGGGATGTTTGTCACCCACCGAAGTACAGACTTTGGTATGGAGACAGAAAAATATCCTGGTGATGGTGTAGTGACCGGTTATGGAAATATCAATGGCAGGCTTGTTTATATTTTTTCTCAGGACTTTACCATCTTCGGAGGCTCCCTTTCTGAAACTCACGCAGAAAAAATATGTAAGATTATGGAGATGGCGCTCAAAACCGGAGCTCCCCTGATCGGATTAAATGATAGTGGTGGCGCCCGTATACAGGAAGGTGTAGTATCATTAGGTGGATATGCAGATATCTTTTACCGCAATGTACAAGCATCCGGGGTAATTCCTCAACTTTCAGCAATTATGGGCCCATGTGCAGGAGGTGCAGTTTACTCTCCTGCAATTACCGACTTTACACTGATGGTAGAAAACACCTCTTATATGTTTGTTACTGGTCCTAACGTGGTTAAGACAGTTACGCATGAAGAAGTCAGCTCAGAAGAGCTGGGCGGTGCAAGTACACATGCTACCAAATCAGGAGTTACTCATTTTTCTTGTGTAAATGAGCTTGACGCCATTAATCATATTAAACAATTACTGAGTTATATGCCACAAAATTGTGAGGAAACCCCTTCAATTTTAGCCTATCAATCAGACCAGGATGAAGCCAGACCATCCTTAAATAAAATTATTCCTGACAATGCAAATCAACCTTATGACGTTAGGGGTGTAATTGATCAGCTGAGCGATTCCGGTAGTTTCCTCGAAGTACATAAAGATTATGCAGAAAACATTGTCGTTGGTTTTGCCCGCCTTGCGGGAAGGAGTATTGGAATTGTAGCGAATCAGCCAGCTTACCTTGCCGGGGTACTAGATAACAATGCTTCAGTCAAAGCAGCACGTTTTGTCAGGTTCTGTGATTGCTTTAACATTCCATTACTGGTGCTGGAAGACGTTCCCGGATTCCTTCCCGGTACAGATCAGGAATGGAATGGTATTATCAAGAACGGCGCAAAATTACTTTATGCATTCAGCGAGGCTACGGTACCAAGAATTACTGTAATTATCAGAAAGGCATATGGTGGTGCCTACGATGTGATGAATTCCAAACACATTGGTGCAGACATGAATTATGCATGGCCAACCGCAGAGATTGCTGTAATGGGCGCTAAGGGTGCAGCAGAAATTATTTTTAAGAAAGAAATAACCAATGCAGCTGATCCTGCCGCTAAACTACTGGAAAAAGAAAAGCTATATGCTGAAATCTTCGCCAATCCCTACCGGGCGGCAGAACGCGGTTTTATAGATGAAGTTATTGAACCTGCACAAACCCGTACCAAATTAATCAGGGCATTTAAAATGCTGGAAAATAAAGTTGTGAATAATCCACGTAAAAAACACGGAAATATTCCGTTATAAAGAGAACAAATTCAAATAAGTTAAAGTTGATCATAAATATATAAAGATGGCTAAAAAGAAAGACGAGAAGCAGAAACATGTAGCTGTAGTAACTAAGAAATCACTCCAGTTTTTTGAAGAATATATTAATAACCCATCCCCTACGGGATTTGAATACCCTGGTCAGAAACTTTGGTTAGATTACCTGAAACCTTATATCGATGAAAGTTTTATCGATAACTACGGAACTGCTGTAGGTGTAATCAATCCAAAAGCAGAATACAGAGTAGTGATTGAAGCACATGCTGATGAAATTTCATGGTTTGTAAACTATATTACCAGTGATGGATTAATTTATGTGATCAGAAATGGTGGTTCTGACCATCAAATCGCGCCTTCTAAGCGCGTAAATATCCATACTGATAATGGATTAGTCAAAGCAGTATTCGGATGGCCTGCAATCCACACACGTGGTGCAGGAGAAAAAGAAGAAGCACCTGCTTTAAAGAATATTTTTCTGGATTGTGGTTGCACTACTAAAGAAGAAGTTGAAGCATTAGGTGTACATGTAGGTTGTGTAATTACTTATGAAGATGAATTCATGGTATTGAATGACCGTTACTATGTAGGCCGTGCTTTAGATAACCGTGCAGGTGGCTTTATGATTGCTGAGGTAGCGCGTTTATTAAAAGAAAACAAGCAGAAATTACCTTTCGCCTTATACATTGTAAACTCTGTACAGGAAGAAATAGGTTTAAGAGGTGCAGAAATGATCGCGCACCGCATTAAACCTCATGTAGCTATCGTTACCG
The DNA window shown above is from Pedobacter cryoconitis and carries:
- a CDS encoding porin; the encoded protein is MKRSLLTLVLFYPLLVFSQSNNAPSSYDIHDIKITGYLQTQFQKAQSPGISSFSGGDFAENSDNRFIIRRGRLKIDRVDKYSSIVFQIDATQNGVQLMDAFIQLHQPDNKRFQLTAGLFNRPFGYSIVYSSGYRDFPERARVFQTIMPRERDIGAMLSYQPIKELRFLNIDVAVVNGSGLFARDYDSKKDVIGNLSFKFDSLANKKLHIGFGGSIYKGSVRNGTESYYTNNGNGFTKNTDPSYKGANLKRNYYGGNVQIQYDNTFGTTSLKAEYVAGVQPGVAASSSVSGTLASQSFSTQPATDLYLRNFSGYYIWFTQQILKSKFSALLAYDVYDPNSKIHEDQIGLDNNTTAGDIKFSTLGYGMTYLFSSRLKLTVYNERVINSPTQLTNYTKDVRDDVFTTRLQYRW
- a CDS encoding acyl-CoA carboxylase subunit beta, with the translated sequence MDNKIKLLQDKIEQAHAGGGLQRIDSQHKKGKLTARERIHFLMDEGSFEEIGMFVTHRSTDFGMETEKYPGDGVVTGYGNINGRLVYIFSQDFTIFGGSLSETHAEKICKIMEMALKTGAPLIGLNDSGGARIQEGVVSLGGYADIFYRNVQASGVIPQLSAIMGPCAGGAVYSPAITDFTLMVENTSYMFVTGPNVVKTVTHEEVSSEELGGASTHATKSGVTHFSCVNELDAINHIKQLLSYMPQNCEETPSILAYQSDQDEARPSLNKIIPDNANQPYDVRGVIDQLSDSGSFLEVHKDYAENIVVGFARLAGRSIGIVANQPAYLAGVLDNNASVKAARFVRFCDCFNIPLLVLEDVPGFLPGTDQEWNGIIKNGAKLLYAFSEATVPRITVIIRKAYGGAYDVMNSKHIGADMNYAWPTAEIAVMGAKGAAEIIFKKEITNAADPAAKLLEKEKLYAEIFANPYRAAERGFIDEVIEPAQTRTKLIRAFKMLENKVVNNPRKKHGNIPL
- a CDS encoding M42 family metallopeptidase, coding for MAKKKDEKQKHVAVVTKKSLQFFEEYINNPSPTGFEYPGQKLWLDYLKPYIDESFIDNYGTAVGVINPKAEYRVVIEAHADEISWFVNYITSDGLIYVIRNGGSDHQIAPSKRVNIHTDNGLVKAVFGWPAIHTRGAGEKEEAPALKNIFLDCGCTTKEEVEALGVHVGCVITYEDEFMVLNDRYYVGRALDNRAGGFMIAEVARLLKENKQKLPFALYIVNSVQEEIGLRGAEMIAHRIKPHVAIVTDVTHDTSTPMINKITQGDLACGKGPVVSYAPAVQTNLNKLLIETAEKNDIPFQRQASSRSTGTDTDAFAYSNGGVPSALISLPLRYMHTTVEMIHKEDVDNVISLIYHSLLNIKKDHDFKYNK